A window of Thermococcus aggregans contains these coding sequences:
- a CDS encoding SDR family NAD(P)-dependent oxidoreductase: MNIMDELSRGKAKNQKSISELISLKGKRSLITGAASGIGRATAIRFAEAGSDLILIDINEPELEKTKSLVGKFGVDVETYQVDLSKKVEIDTLWKTLEGRDPDILVNNAGVYWFKDFTDIDETFYEKTMAINLHAVFWMCQHFVKARKDRGGIIINVSSIEAFLPFAKGLVHYDVAKLGVVALTRAIAREYGKKIRANVIVPGGIETEGVKKLKKEAIMGLDAGKIGLSFHFNARLPMGRFGDADEVAKVMLFLASDLASYVNGAIIPVDGGFLST; the protein is encoded by the coding sequence GGATGAGTTATCCAGAGGAAAGGCAAAAAATCAAAAATCCATTTCAGAACTTATCTCTCTTAAAGGTAAAAGGAGCCTCATAACTGGTGCCGCCTCAGGAATAGGGAGAGCCACAGCCATTCGCTTTGCAGAAGCTGGTTCTGATTTGATTCTTATTGATATCAATGAGCCGGAGCTTGAAAAAACAAAGAGTCTTGTGGGAAAATTTGGTGTTGATGTAGAAACATACCAAGTAGACTTATCCAAAAAGGTTGAAATAGACACCCTGTGGAAAACCTTAGAGGGGAGAGACCCAGATATACTTGTTAACAACGCTGGAGTTTACTGGTTTAAGGACTTCACGGACATAGACGAGACATTTTATGAAAAAACGATGGCAATAAATCTACATGCAGTCTTCTGGATGTGTCAGCACTTCGTAAAGGCTAGGAAGGATAGAGGAGGCATTATCATAAACGTAAGCTCGATAGAAGCATTCCTTCCATTTGCAAAAGGGCTTGTGCATTACGATGTTGCAAAACTCGGCGTCGTAGCCCTAACGAGGGCAATAGCAAGAGAGTACGGAAAGAAGATAAGAGCCAATGTTATAGTGCCTGGAGGAATAGAAACGGAAGGAGTGAAAAAGCTCAAAAAAGAGGCAATAATGGGCCTAGACGCAGGGAAAATAGGTCTATCTTTTCACTTCAATGCCCGCCTTCCAATGGGCCGCTTTGGAGACGCTGATGAAGTTGCAAAAGTTATGCTCTTCCTTGCGAGCGACCTAGCGAGCTACGTTAACGGTGCTATAATTCCGGTAGATGGTGGCTTTCTCTCAACTTAG
- a CDS encoding MBL fold metallo-hydrolase, producing the protein MKLVPLASESLGVRSLATFLQIGKIGILIDPGVALGPKRYSLPPAKAELEALQKAREKIQQYSKKAQIITISHYHYDHHTPFFEGIYESSSSEKAKELYSGKILLIKHPTENINFSQRKRAQAFLKEAEKIAKKIEYADGKFFDFGDFIIEFSPAVPHGSEGSKLGFVVMVMVDDGRKRVIHASDIQLLNKASKDWIIKQMPDVLITGGPPTYLEGYRVKEAWKTGLKNLNEIIKETNAEIILDHHLIRDKRYPEFFAQLEKEPLTFARFLKKEDRPLEAYRKELHKIEKGEKVEVPFSLS; encoded by the coding sequence ATGAAGCTCGTCCCGCTTGCATCGGAAAGCTTAGGCGTTAGGAGCCTTGCAACGTTTTTGCAGATTGGAAAGATAGGAATTCTTATCGATCCAGGGGTAGCGTTGGGTCCAAAGCGCTATTCCCTACCCCCTGCCAAGGCAGAGCTTGAAGCCCTGCAAAAAGCAAGAGAAAAAATACAGCAGTATTCAAAAAAAGCCCAGATAATAACGATTTCCCATTACCATTACGATCACCACACTCCGTTCTTTGAGGGTATTTACGAAAGCTCTTCTTCTGAAAAAGCGAAGGAACTTTACAGCGGGAAAATCCTTCTTATAAAGCACCCCACAGAAAACATAAACTTTAGCCAGAGAAAAAGAGCACAGGCGTTCCTTAAAGAGGCAGAAAAAATAGCGAAGAAAATTGAATATGCCGACGGAAAGTTCTTTGACTTTGGAGACTTCATAATTGAGTTCTCTCCGGCTGTCCCCCATGGAAGCGAAGGCTCGAAACTCGGCTTTGTTGTGATGGTCATGGTTGATGATGGAAGAAAAAGAGTAATCCATGCAAGCGACATTCAGCTTTTAAACAAAGCCTCAAAGGATTGGATAATCAAGCAGATGCCTGATGTATTAATCACCGGCGGCCCTCCGACGTACCTCGAAGGCTATAGAGTCAAGGAAGCCTGGAAAACGGGTCTCAAAAATCTCAATGAGATAATAAAAGAAACAAACGCCGAGATTATCTTGGATCATCACCTAATTAGGGACAAGAGATACCCCGAATTTTTTGCCCAGCTCGAAAAAGAACCCTTAACATTTGCCCGCTTCTTAAAAAAGGAAGACAGACCGTTGGAAGCCTATAGAAAAGAACTGCACAAAATTGAGAAAGGAGAAAAGGTAGAAGTTCCATTTAGCCTAAGTTGA
- a CDS encoding DUF835 domain-containing protein, with protein MNEEYLTLFIYLFSLFVATGTFGVLVYTYLKYKIKALFFWSAAWMFFILMQVAFYTGNKERVAIFYSFFSGTLIYGALVYFKEHGDFRTSIKPELIGVIPPLFALYSMLLVRLDLPYSFSSVEVPSVILSGIFFLFSGFVLLAMGKKQRNSFYLGILTIAFGIFVLLYLVRMSFSHCPFVWILRLHFAWILIGTVLSVGMAFFMIKLVTSREFLFFEEPVEVKVVLEPGAKVITPEEYEQVKKEFKDYPALAFVRSLNVPEKWRVYYLSTEEREGRISPTNLAYITHLVNEYFKEAKEKGVRGVVVIDCPEYLVMYNGFESIAKFLASLKDFAVVNMGVLLVVIDEEAWDKRQLAILRRLFS; from the coding sequence ATGAACGAGGAGTATTTGACATTGTTCATATATCTTTTTAGTTTATTCGTAGCTACCGGAACTTTTGGGGTACTTGTTTACACTTACCTAAAGTACAAGATAAAAGCCCTCTTTTTCTGGTCAGCTGCTTGGATGTTTTTCATACTAATGCAGGTAGCGTTTTATACAGGGAATAAGGAAAGGGTCGCAATTTTTTACTCTTTCTTCTCAGGAACTCTGATATACGGAGCTTTGGTATACTTCAAGGAGCACGGAGACTTCAGAACGTCAATAAAACCGGAGCTGATAGGAGTTATTCCTCCCCTGTTTGCCCTCTACAGTATGCTCCTAGTTCGTTTAGACCTTCCGTATAGTTTTTCCTCAGTTGAAGTCCCCTCTGTTATTCTTTCTGGAATCTTCTTTCTATTTTCTGGCTTTGTTTTATTGGCGATGGGCAAAAAACAAAGAAATAGCTTTTACCTCGGCATCTTGACAATTGCATTTGGTATCTTCGTTCTTCTCTATCTAGTAAGAATGAGTTTTTCACACTGTCCTTTTGTGTGGATACTTCGCCTTCACTTCGCATGGATACTCATTGGTACTGTACTCTCTGTAGGCATGGCGTTTTTCATGATAAAGCTTGTAACTTCCAGAGAGTTCTTGTTCTTTGAGGAACCAGTTGAAGTAAAAGTCGTTTTAGAGCCTGGTGCCAAGGTTATAACTCCGGAAGAGTATGAGCAGGTAAAGAAGGAATTCAAGGATTACCCCGCGCTGGCGTTTGTTAGAAGTTTAAATGTGCCAGAAAAATGGAGGGTTTACTATTTGAGCACTGAAGAGCGAGAAGGCCGGATTTCCCCAACAAACCTCGCATACATAACTCATCTTGTAAACGAGTATTTTAAAGAGGCAAAAGAAAAGGGCGTTAGGGGTGTCGTGGTAATAGACTGTCCAGAGTATTTGGTGATGTACAACGGTTTTGAGTCTATTGCGAAATTTTTGGCATCATTGAAGGATTTTGCAGTGGTAAATATGGGAGTGCTCCTTGTAGTCATTGACGAAGAAGCTTGGGACAAACGCCAGCTTGCAATTCTAAGAAGACTTTTCAGTTAG
- a CDS encoding DUF835 domain-containing protein, with product MGVFYPLSYLLLVSSVGVYLRALSSQEARPRQRHEKTPTLPVTGAYAFKKPASPKTLAFLSEISSGLLVVSRMRKEFWMEKYHLEPDEFIWLSRVEEKDAVDPTKLHVLQDKIIRFLKENGGKAVVYFEGAEYLILYNDFPSVAKFLFSLKDHVTFNESLLILYFPLNVLDRVQESMLLREFEEKEEEELLREISQKIVARAVEGETHASASWDIRS from the coding sequence ATGGGGGTTTTCTACCCTCTCTCTTACCTGCTTTTGGTCTCTTCAGTTGGAGTTTACCTCAGAGCTTTGAGTTCTCAAGAAGCGAGACCAAGACAACGCCATGAAAAAACTCCAACTTTACCAGTAACTGGAGCATACGCGTTTAAAAAGCCAGCAAGCCCCAAGACATTAGCATTTCTGTCAGAGATTTCAAGCGGACTGCTTGTGGTGAGCAGAATGAGAAAAGAGTTTTGGATGGAGAAATACCACTTAGAGCCAGATGAATTCATATGGCTAAGCAGAGTGGAGGAAAAAGATGCCGTAGACCCTACAAAACTCCACGTGCTTCAAGATAAAATTATCAGGTTTTTGAAGGAGAATGGCGGGAAGGCAGTTGTATATTTTGAGGGTGCTGAATACCTCATCCTTTACAATGATTTTCCCTCGGTTGCAAAGTTTTTGTTCTCGCTAAAAGATCACGTGACTTTTAATGAGTCATTGCTTATTTTGTACTTCCCGTTGAATGTTTTAGACAGGGTTCAAGAAAGTATGCTCTTGAGAGAGTTCGAGGAGAAAGAAGAGGAAGAGCTCCTCAGGGAAATTTCCCAAAAAATAGTTGCGCGGGCAGTAGAGGGAGAAACTCATGCCAGTGCCTCATGGGATATAAGATCATGA
- a CDS encoding ATPase domain-containing protein: MKVVKTGWEDIDEALGGGIIERGSLLIAYDKRSLGWILGLKILKTLMEKGAIGVILNTAMPVSKLELRTRCAGLDLHKLGEEGKLYVVDLFGSKYEVPSKKPYILQIPEWSDETAIAKLIDLYNELSSKIPKDVLVVALLATIEGTYYEFGEDMMHKLIRVSIAALEKEPLNAFRFITVSLVNMSAVPEHITAWLFTLSDQVIEFVSHISPSGLEETILVPKSVIPEFMPRHYKIRVSKEHFIKLF; the protein is encoded by the coding sequence ATGAAAGTTGTAAAGACTGGATGGGAGGATATAGATGAGGCTTTGGGTGGTGGGATTATTGAGAGAGGAAGTTTGTTAATAGCGTATGACAAGAGGTCGTTAGGCTGGATACTAGGCTTGAAGATACTTAAAACTCTGATGGAAAAGGGTGCGATTGGAGTTATTCTCAACACAGCAATGCCAGTCTCCAAGCTTGAATTAAGGACAAGGTGTGCGGGCCTTGATCTTCATAAGCTTGGAGAGGAAGGGAAACTTTATGTGGTTGACCTTTTTGGCTCTAAGTACGAGGTTCCCTCTAAAAAACCGTACATCCTTCAAATACCAGAGTGGAGTGATGAAACAGCCATTGCGAAATTGATCGATTTGTATAATGAGTTAAGCTCTAAAATTCCTAAGGACGTGTTAGTTGTGGCTCTTTTAGCTACCATTGAGGGAACTTACTATGAGTTTGGAGAGGATATGATGCACAAGCTAATTAGAGTATCAATTGCAGCCTTGGAAAAAGAGCCTTTAAATGCTTTCAGATTTATTACAGTTTCACTCGTGAACATGAGTGCTGTTCCAGAGCATATTACTGCTTGGCTCTTCACTCTGAGCGATCAAGTTATAGAATTTGTTTCTCATATAAGCCCCTCAGGTTTAGAAGAGACTATTTTAGTGCCTAAGTCTGTGATTCCAGAGTTTATGCCACGTCATTACAAAATAAGAGTATCAAAAGAGCACTTTATTAAACTCTTTTAA
- a CDS encoding DUF257 family protein — protein MKDNSHRIWDSLKWGETVLIEYDSVTSPALLFYSLINWAREKGHEIVVDDILDSFYLYKRHLELAGLDTSILGNITVIKIGGRLSVGQVIGRIGIKEPTVQSSEYKKIVDSLSAETIINPILGFEKLLFMSESKEEVLSMTNTILSFSESARTALYFVNVNLIKETTSGALPLLEEIATTVIRMHKRERKTFFNVVKSVNNEIDGVEVEI, from the coding sequence ATGAAAGATAATTCTCATAGAATTTGGGACTCATTGAAGTGGGGAGAGACGGTATTGATAGAATATGATTCAGTGACGAGTCCAGCTTTGCTGTTTTATTCCTTGATAAACTGGGCGAGAGAAAAAGGACACGAGATCGTAGTGGACGACATTCTGGACAGTTTTTACTTGTACAAGAGGCATTTAGAGTTGGCTGGCCTCGATACAAGCATTCTGGGCAATATTACAGTTATCAAAATTGGTGGCAGGCTCAGTGTTGGCCAAGTTATCGGACGTATTGGTATTAAAGAGCCTACAGTTCAGAGCAGTGAGTACAAAAAGATCGTTGACTCCCTGTCAGCTGAAACAATAATTAACCCGATTTTGGGGTTTGAAAAGTTGCTGTTCATGTCTGAATCCAAAGAAGAAGTTTTAAGTATGACAAATACTATTTTGTCTTTCAGTGAATCTGCTAGGACAGCACTCTACTTCGTTAATGTTAATTTGATTAAGGAGACCACTAGCGGGGCTTTACCATTGCTTGAAGAGATTGCGACTACTGTGATTAGAATGCACAAGAGAGAAAGAAAGACTTTCTTTAATGTTGTGAAGTCTGTGAACAATGAGATTGACGGAGTAGAAGTGGAGATTTAA
- a CDS encoding aromatic amino acid transport family protein, which translates to MKRSEALAVLIGTQIGAGVLGLPYAAKEVGLILSILVLIGIMLLMLFTARIVLYFSAKMGGAQLSTVARKMLGRGGGLVMLFSLVFMSFGALLAYIAGMGDVFASLFGVSPKVGALVFWAFASLVIYLGLEVSGKSELAMSLAMLVLFMAVGVMLLPKGKLENAMYSSISSLWKIVGVSIFALGCHSVIPDVYKGLGSYEETKKLLTWAFIIPTAIYALFMASFLLVFGKETPQIATQALESLFGRRGFLIGNLIPLFAITTSYIGLGLAQLSNMEEYLGMDRKLAWVITVVPPLVVYLLGVGDFVSVLGLAGDTGDLMAFIVLPIVLYITHKLGFARVEGEAEAG; encoded by the coding sequence ATGAAAAGGAGTGAAGCCCTCGCAGTTTTAATCGGAACTCAAATAGGTGCCGGTGTTCTCGGATTACCCTACGCAGCCAAGGAAGTCGGTCTAATCCTATCGATTCTTGTACTCATTGGAATAATGCTCCTTATGCTCTTCACAGCTAGGATAGTTCTTTACTTCTCTGCAAAAATGGGCGGTGCTCAGCTGAGCACAGTGGCAAGAAAAATGCTCGGACGCGGTGGCGGTTTAGTGATGCTCTTTAGCCTAGTCTTCATGAGCTTTGGAGCGCTCCTCGCGTATATAGCGGGAATGGGAGACGTGTTCGCGTCTCTCTTTGGAGTGAGCCCCAAGGTCGGTGCCCTTGTCTTCTGGGCCTTCGCGTCCCTCGTGATATACCTGGGTCTCGAAGTTAGCGGAAAAAGCGAACTCGCCATGAGCCTTGCAATGCTCGTCCTTTTTATGGCCGTTGGAGTAATGCTCCTTCCAAAGGGCAAACTTGAGAATGCCATGTACTCAAGCATTTCCTCCCTCTGGAAGATTGTGGGAGTTTCCATATTTGCCCTCGGCTGCCACTCAGTTATTCCTGACGTGTACAAGGGTCTTGGTAGTTATGAAGAGACCAAGAAGCTCCTCACATGGGCTTTCATTATACCAACCGCTATCTACGCCCTGTTCATGGCATCATTTCTGCTCGTCTTTGGAAAGGAGACACCCCAGATAGCCACACAGGCCCTCGAAAGCCTCTTCGGGAGGAGGGGTTTCCTTATCGGTAACCTCATCCCTCTCTTTGCAATAACCACAAGCTACATTGGACTGGGCCTTGCACAGTTGAGCAACATGGAGGAATACCTTGGCATGGACAGAAAGCTAGCGTGGGTAATAACGGTAGTCCCGCCCTTGGTAGTTTATCTCTTAGGAGTTGGAGACTTCGTGAGCGTTCTTGGTCTTGCTGGAGACACTGGCGACCTAATGGCGTTCATAGTGCTGCCCATCGTCCTCTACATAACTCACAAACTTGGATTTGCAAGAGTCGAGGGAGAAGCCGAGGCAGGATGA